One genomic segment of Sebastes fasciatus isolate fSebFas1 chromosome 17, fSebFas1.pri, whole genome shotgun sequence includes these proteins:
- the nhsl3 gene encoding NHS-like protein 3 isoform X3 gives MVVFLRKSIHSLLSVFKKKAGPKGNEDQKRLTVHYRTSQHYQENVFIEGSRPQYLEDLHTEAQEGLKILQQEEYTNGVNVPDDESVASTDTLRPEQDISSKDGGGSPESRSTAGSTDTTVTSAVSTRPVLTRQGSTFKPLNPVKRFEKNRKRSRRTTIMGIPNQVQKELALHRSSTFQQLVSTPNHDGELSNSQSGVVIIPTVDGGTPVANKEGARVHLSELEASRDEQLLRKHLQVMYQDQQSFNHQGSYLCPTSTIRPKSLAVPGMTTSSSFCPSTMFSFLQEPQGPVMSMSPQATYMSTIIPNAVLPASVDVIEIDRSSSRTRAGSVNHGGHVRTVSKSSLASGDLSVSPMLSRRSDGDGSQTDNSHDDSTLMPTSASGSNWGESSKTVISNSSPGSSKGSSRSGNSKRAGRNGRESCQTEQSSMDPDLVSLRSSVSMISTSSSKRENVVTGQGSESDVSGSAAAGDDAKTRRNFARLSVMKTKQPPAPPRRTNSLHNNKIISDSRVLVDIIDSVLGENIAAKDEIKSVIADTSKTPSLVSNSTGSTCQDASSSPLSPTQASSTDAGGATESNSPSPQKTPSEGGKFERTMSPSSGYSSQSGTPTLSPKGISPTSPDKQKKKPVKPERSVSRASSSAASPSSSLTSLSSATSEPVNPDVSTCGPSLPSRGSPPTVAAQEPNNNSSPLSVEIRELLNIPPPPKVKAPCPPPPETWVHNRRTFQLLCGPYPNVSKATQKPYSTVKQAGTQTEDVKETRVLVEKQSTIDTSVLELSESKETPESSLESGPEGVHNEMENGESTEQERTEASADVQKQEQSSSPVAKDPESPKKDPPPVMKKPVTFREDLVSSEHSVDRQQNKTSSSAETDVHLPVENHATSSQHGVVILVDESENETDKSEVTSTQTLSVGAPKISKASPPPTPPPAYHPTPPPSRKTPPSSVSAPPDDLQRVQEEIQVVESCWPPPPPPMEGDSVFDGGDEVDFPPPPPPPFVADSVPNVVDSCITEVDVSKGPAEEAGETIEDSSEASVHGQIPDVSPQTDTKPEVVAQVSKADTADEISCRPVQNLSVSESVPPPPVEAPPLPPITRAENPVSASTLVPPSSFLKRDAPSEPPVSTQPPITAPVAPPLLPAETLTHGVNFRRQPSVPNRDARSKELLSRHKSAPIPKEDANIPLVTPSLLQMVRLRSVNMTEDQVKAPSEDKSTNQGASVEENCPGPQTTPQKPIRKSLSLRSPPQTVKTSSVMLNTPSMRLQEAIRMKTAAMSSRDGLPSRLGVKSSAYSSVAEQASLKAPEGCDMHRSPASTASFIFSRSTKKVVVETAAASSPEAQASLKQSLAAELMQVSDQSKAFSNGGVKSDKVPPPVAKKPAHGSASPSQNRSAPSAKMDLSVEGNGAIGGVQHTSGITPPETTTTRVTADTIETLF, from the exons ATGGTGGTCTTCTTGAGGAAGAGCATCCACTCTCTGCTGTCCGTCTTCAAGAAGAAGG CTGGCCCGAAAGGGAATGAAGACCAGAAGAGGTTGACCGTCCACTACAGGACCTCCCAGCACTACCAGGAGAATGTTTTCATTGAGGGCAGCCGGCCTCAGTACCTGGAGGACCTGCACACTGAGGCCCAGGAGGGGCTCAAGATACTACAGCAGGAAG AATACACGAATGGAGTGAACGTACCTGATGATGAGAGCGTTGCT TCCACAGATACTCTGCGTCCGGAGCAGGATATCAGCTCCAAGGATGGTGGTGGCTCTCCGGAGTCGAGATCCACCGCCGGAAGTACTGATACCACAGTAACCTCTGCTGTGTCGACCAGGCCCGTGCTCACCCGCCAAG gtTCTACATTCAAGCCTCTGAATCCAGTGAAAAGATTCGAGaagaacaggaagaggagcaggaggaccaCCATCATGGGTATTCCCAACCAGGTCCAGAAGGAGCTTG CATTACACAGAAGCTCAACCTTCCAGCAGCTCGTTTCTACGCCTAATCATGACGGAGAGCTCAGTAACAGCCAATCAGGTGTTGTTATCATTCCTACGGTTGATGGAGGGACTCCGGTAGCGAATAAGGAGGGAGCGAGGGTACACCTTTCAGAGCTGGAG GCTTCCAGAGATGAACAGTTGCTGAGGAAGCACCTCCAGGTCATGTACCAAGACCAGCAGTCGTTCAACCACCAAGGCTCCTATCTCTGCCCCACCTCAACCATAAGACCCAAGTCCCTTGCAGTACCTGGCATGaccacttcctcctccttctgtccTTCAACAATGTTTAGCTTCCTCCAGGAACCCCAG gGCCCTGTGATGTCCATGTCTCCTCAGGCCACCTACATGTCTACAATCATCCCTAATGCGGTCTTACCAGCCTCGGTTGACGTCATAGAGATCGACCGCAGCAGCAGCCGGACGCGTGCCGGCAGTGTAAACCACGGCGGTCATGTCCGCACTGTGAGCAAAAGCAGCCTCGCATCCGGGGACTTATCAGTCAGCCCTATGTTGTCCAGAAGATCAGATGGCGACGGTTCCCAGACTGACAATTCCCACGACGACTCCACACTGATGCCCACATCGGCTTCGGGGTCGAACTGGGGCGAGTCTTCAAAGACCGTTATTTCAAACTCCTCACCGGGGTCCTCTAAGGGTAGCTCGCGTAGTGGTAACTCAAAGAGAGCGGGTCGGAATGGGCGGGAAAGCTGCCAGACAGAGCAGTCTAGCATGGACCCAGACCTCGTCAGTCTCCGTAGCTCAGTTAGCATGATTAGCACCTCCAGCAGTAAAAGGGAAAATGTTGTTACAGGTCAAGGATCTGAGTCTGACGTCTCAGGTTCAGCGGCGGCTGGGGACGATGCGAAGACCAGACGGAATTTCGCTCGTCTGTCGGTTATGAAGACCAAACAACCCCCGGCGCCTCCACGGAGAACGAACTCTCTGCATAATAACAAGATCATTAGCGACTCCAGGGTTCTGGTGGATATCATTGACTCTGTGTTGGGAGAAAATATTGCAGCAAAGGATGAGATAAAGTCAGTTATTGCAGATACCAGTAAGACCCCCAGCCTTGTATCAAACTCCACTGGGTCCACCTGTCAAGACGCTTCCTCCAGTCCTTTGAGCCCCACACAGGCCTCTTCCACCGACGCAGGAGGAGCAACAGAATCCAACAGTCCCTCCCCGCAGAAAACTCCCTCGGAAGGGGGGAAATTTGAACGGACCATGTCTCCTTCCAGTGGCTACTCCAGTCAGAGCGGCACTCCAACGCTCTCCCCAAAAGGGATTTCCCCGACCTCGCCTgacaaacagaagaagaagcctGTCAAACCAGAGAGATCCGTGTCTCGGGCCTCATCCTCAGCAgcttctccttcctcctctcttacCTCTCTATCGTCTGCCACATCCGAGCCTGTCAATCCAGATGTTTCCACATGTGGCCCCAGTCTGCCTTCACGGGGATCTCCACCCACCGTTGCTGCACAAGAACCGAATAACAATTCTTCTCCTTTGAGTGTTGAAATCAGAGAGCTGTTGAACATCCCGCCACCTCCCAAAGTCAAAGCGCcgtgtcctcctcctccggaGACTTGGGTGCACAATAGACGCACCTTTCAGCTCCTGTGTGGGCCTTACCCTAATGTCAGCAAAGCAACCCAGAAACCGTACAGCACAGTTAAACAAGCAGGAACCCAGACCGAAGACGTGAAGGAGACGCGAGTTTTAGTTGAAAAACAATCAACTATAGACACATCTGTCTTAGAGTTATCAGAAAGCAAAGAAACGCCTGAGAGTTCGTTAGAATCAGGCCCTGAAGGTGTTCACAACGAGATGGAGAATGGGGAAAGTACCGAACAAGAGAGGACGGAAGCAAGTGCAGACGTTCAGAAACAAGAGCAGAGTAGTAGCCCTGTAGCGAAGGACCCAGAGAGTCCAAAGAAAGATCCTCCTCCTGTCATGAAGAAACCAGTGACGTTCagagaggatttggtgtcatcAGAACACTCAGTAGACAGACAGCAAAATAAAACGAGTAGCAGTGCCGAGACAGATGTTCATTTACCTGTTGAGAACCATGCAACCTCCTCACAGCACGGGGTTGTAATTTTAGTCGATGAGAGTGAGAATGAGACGGACAAAAGTGAGGTCACATCCACGCAGACGCTTTCTGTAGGGGCCCCCAAAATTAGTAAGGCCTCGCCACCACCTACCCCTCCCCCGGCGTACCACCCTACACCTCCTCCGTCAAGAAAGACACCTCCTTCGTCTGTGTCCGCGCCACCGGATGACTTACAGAGGGTGCAGGAGGAGATCCAGGTTGTAGAGTCTTGCTGGccacctcctccgcctcctATGGAAGGGGACTCTGTCTTCGACGGAGGAGACGAGGTTGACtttcccccacctcctcctccgcccTTTGTGGCAGACAGCGTGCCAAATGTGGTGGACAGTTGTATCACAGAGGTGGATGTCTCAAAAGGACCCGCAGAGGAAGCTGGAGAGACGATTGAGGATTCGAGTGAAGCGTCTGTGCATGGACAAATTCCAGATGTGTCCCCACAAACAGACACCAAACCAGAGGTTGTCGCGCAAGTTTCAAAAGCTGACACCGCTGATGAGATTTCTTGCAGACCAGTGCAGAATTTATCTGTTTCAGAAAGTGTCCCACCTCCGCCAGTGGAGGCACCTCCATTGCCACCCATCACAAGAGCAGAGAACCCAGTATCAGCCTCCACTTTAGTTCCTCCCAGCAGCTTCCTGAAGCGAGACGCTCCCTCCGAGCCTCCCGTCAGCACCCAACCCCCCATCACTGCCCCAGTAGCACCACCCCTTTTACCAGCAGAGACTTTAACACATGGGGTTAATTTCAGAAGGCAGCCCAGTGTACCAAACAGAGACGCCAGGAGCAAGGAGCTCCTTTCCCGCCACAAAAGCGCACCCATTCCCAAAGAGGATGCCAACATACCTCTAGTCACCCCCTCCTTGCTTCAGATGGTTCGCCTCAGATCAGTCAACATGACTGAAGATCAGGTGAAAGCTCCATCGGAGGACAAGTCAACAAACCAGGGAGCTTCGGTTGAGGAGAATTGCCCGGGACCTCAAACCACCCCACAGAAGCCCATCCGCAAGTCTCTGTCACTAAGATCTCCCCCTCAGACAGTAAAGACGTCCTCTGTGATGCTGAACACGCCTTCCATGCGCTTACAGGAAGCCATACGTATGAAAACCGCAGCCATGTCTTCAAGAGACGGTCTTCCATCCCGACTGGGTGTGAAATCTTCCGCTTACAGCTCTGTTGCTGAACAAGCGTCCCTGAAAGCACCCGAGGGATGCGACATGCACAGGTCGCCGGCCTCTACCGCCAGCTTTATCTTCTCTAGGAGCACAAAAAAGGTTGTCGTAGAGACCGCAGCTGCCTCCTCCCCTGAAGCTCAGGCAAGTCTGAAGCAAAGCTTGGCGGCCGAGCTCATGCAGGTGTCCGACCAATCAAAGGCTTTCTCCAATGGCGGGGTGAAGTCGGACAAAGTTCCTCCACCGGTGGCAAAGAAACCAGCACACGGGAGCGCCAGCCCTTCACAGAATCGTTCTGCTCCTTCAGCAAAGATGGACTTGAGTGTCGAAGGAAACGGAGCGATCGGAGGAGTGCAACACACGAGCGGGATAACACCTCCTGAGACAACAA CTACAAGAGTGACAGCGGACACAATAGAAACACTGTTTTGA